In Campylobacter sp. VBCF_01 NA2, one DNA window encodes the following:
- a CDS encoding NAD(P)/FAD-dependent oxidoreductase, whose product MIYDVIVVGAGAAGLFAAINLRAKSVLIVEKNALAGRKILASGGGRCNITNANLSAKNYLGDENFISQILRRLSVDELLSVFAPLEFGLEKNAQYFCKNHSRSVLQKLLSMAQKTCEIRTNCEICEISKSGEIFNLFSIKGEKFCAKNLIIATGGPSFRALGASDSALSFAVSFGIKCEKFRPALVGLCVQKSEFWFKNLSGVSLGVRAKLAGREIVGEALFTHRGISGPAILNASLFWRSGKITLNFAPNHNMQSLEKALNGGKKQLSSLPFLPKRFVLEFLRSQNLQDKIFSKYSHAELEKIARIFSYEFAPAGTFGFEKAEISAGGVCADELGADCESKKIPGLYFAGECIDASGMLGGYNLHFAFASALCVARAINSKLSARNLTNFKIRQISQI is encoded by the coding sequence TTGATTTACGATGTGATTGTTGTGGGCGCGGGTGCGGCTGGGCTTTTTGCTGCTATAAATTTGCGCGCAAAAAGCGTTTTGATTGTGGAGAAAAACGCCTTAGCAGGGCGCAAAATCTTAGCCAGCGGTGGTGGGCGGTGCAATATCACAAATGCGAATTTGAGTGCGAAAAATTATTTAGGAGATGAAAATTTTATCTCGCAAATACTGCGCCGGCTAAGCGTAGATGAGCTTTTGAGCGTGTTTGCGCCTTTGGAATTTGGCTTAGAAAAAAACGCTCAGTATTTTTGCAAAAACCACTCGCGTTCAGTATTGCAAAAACTACTATCTATGGCGCAAAAAACCTGCGAAATTCGCACAAATTGCGAAATTTGCGAAATTTCAAAGAGTGGCGAAATTTTTAATTTATTTAGCATTAAAGGCGAGAAATTTTGCGCCAAAAATCTCATAATCGCCACAGGCGGGCCTAGTTTTAGGGCGCTTGGCGCAAGTGATAGTGCGCTAAGCTTTGCGGTGAGTTTTGGCATAAAGTGCGAGAAATTTCGACCAGCCCTCGTGGGGCTTTGCGTGCAAAAGAGCGAGTTTTGGTTCAAAAATCTAAGTGGCGTGAGCCTTGGCGTGCGCGCAAAGCTCGCAGGGCGCGAGATTGTAGGCGAGGCGCTATTTACGCACAGAGGCATTAGTGGGCCTGCGATTTTAAATGCGTCGCTGTTTTGGAGAAGTGGCAAAATCACTCTAAATTTCGCCCCAAATCACAATATGCAAAGCCTAGAAAAGGCCCTAAATGGCGGGAAAAAACAGCTTTCGAGTTTGCCATTTTTGCCAAAACGCTTTGTTTTGGAGTTTTTGCGCTCGCAAAATTTACAGGATAAAATTTTCTCAAAATATAGCCACGCAGAGTTGGAAAAAATCGCGCGAATTTTCTCTTACGAGTTTGCCCCTGCTGGCACTTTTGGCTTTGAAAAGGCCGAAATTAGCGCGGGTGGCGTTTGCGCGGACGAGTTAGGCGCGGATTGTGAAAGCAAAAAAATCCCCGGACTGTATTTTGCAGGCGAGTGCATAGACGCATCTGGAATGCTTGGAGGATATAATCTGCATTTTGCTTTTGCTAGCGCTCTTTGCGTGGCGCGCGCGATAAATTCTAAACTTAGCGCGCGAAATTTGACAAATTTTAAAATTCGCCAAATTTCGCAAATTTAG
- a CDS encoding MBL fold metallo-hydrolase, with the protein MILKSIFWFFATVLFLGALVLCFVKFHPVFGGVPDEISMAKIRASKAYNGKTFENAQPTVLATSDEMPSMLSWLYDMIFTPKGKNPSRALPSVKFEPSALKNGDFVWFGHSSVLFRINDLNIIADPVFYRASPIFVGGAPFAYEITPRISDLPDKLCVVISHDHYDHLDMRAIREIDAKAERYIVPLGVRAHLLRWGVQDAKITELDLEESASVNGVSFTLERARHFSGRFHRNTTLWGSYAIIADGARIFYGGDSGDGEHFAQIAQKYGHFDIAMLENGAYNRAWAQIHSMPEQSAKNASVLGARVLLPIHWAKFDLAYHKWSEPMERFVRASKEAGAKYTITTPLVGEVFNLSNLPQNRWWEGVK; encoded by the coding sequence ATGATTTTAAAATCGATTTTTTGGTTTTTTGCTACGGTTTTGTTTTTGGGCGCGCTCGTGCTTTGCTTCGTGAAATTTCACCCTGTTTTTGGCGGAGTACCAGATGAGATTTCTATGGCGAAAATCCGCGCCAGCAAGGCTTACAATGGCAAAACCTTCGAAAACGCCCAGCCTACGGTGCTAGCGACCAGCGATGAAATGCCAAGCATGCTAAGCTGGCTTTATGATATGATTTTTACTCCCAAGGGCAAAAACCCCTCGCGCGCGCTTCCTAGCGTGAAATTTGAGCCTAGCGCCCTCAAAAACGGCGATTTTGTCTGGTTTGGGCATTCGAGTGTGCTATTTCGCATAAATGATTTAAATATCATCGCCGACCCTGTATTTTACCGCGCCTCGCCGATTTTCGTGGGTGGCGCGCCATTTGCGTATGAGATAACGCCTAGGATTTCGGACCTGCCAGATAAGCTATGCGTGGTAATCAGCCACGATCACTACGATCACCTCGACATGCGCGCTATCAGGGAGATTGACGCCAAAGCAGAGCGCTATATCGTGCCTCTTGGTGTGCGCGCCCACCTGCTTCGCTGGGGCGTGCAGGACGCGAAAATTACGGAACTGGATTTAGAAGAGAGCGCAAGCGTAAATGGTGTGAGTTTCACGCTCGAACGCGCTAGACATTTTAGCGGTAGATTTCACAGAAATACCACGCTGTGGGGCTCGTATGCGATTATCGCTGATGGGGCTAGGATTTTTTACGGAGGCGATAGCGGAGATGGCGAGCATTTCGCGCAAATCGCGCAAAAATACGGACACTTTGATATCGCCATGCTAGAAAACGGCGCCTACAACCGCGCCTGGGCGCAGATCCACTCCATGCCAGAGCAAAGCGCGAAAAACGCCAGCGTGCTTGGTGCGCGCGTGCTTTTGCCGATACACTGGGCGAAATTTGATTTGGCGTATCATAAATGGAGCGAGCCAATGGAGAGATTTGTGCGCGCTAGCAAGGAAGCTGGGGCGAAATACACTATCACAACGCCGCTTGTGGGGGAGGTTTTCAACCTATCAAATTTACCGCAAAACAGATGGTGGGAAGGCGTGAAGTAG
- a CDS encoding radical SAM protein — protein sequence MKYIFGPVSSRRFGQSLGIDLSPNSKQCNFNCAYCELKAKKPISQMSEICDISPVLDELKAALAKFKNTQVITLTANGEPSLHPKFGELVSEIKALKLPQKLLVLSNSSRISQNYEAFLKCDICKFSLDSVVSETFKKIDNPHSSVNLDEIISNLIKFSSEFRGELVIEILVVAGLNDTAREFEALNSVLEKINPARIDLGTIDRPPAFKNAKPVSFERLEFLSKFLKNQSVNIVAKPKYDSEKLDFSEDEILSMLIRRPQSLSDVEAKFSELSKANLANLLNLGKITLKDGFYKIS from the coding sequence ATGAAATATATTTTCGGTCCTGTGAGTTCTCGCCGTTTTGGGCAGAGCCTTGGGATTGATTTAAGTCCAAATTCGAAGCAATGCAACTTCAACTGTGCATATTGCGAATTAAAAGCAAAAAAGCCTATTTCGCAGATGAGCGAGATTTGCGATATTTCGCCCGTGCTTGATGAGCTAAAAGCGGCTTTGGCTAAATTTAAAAATACCCAAGTCATCACGCTTACGGCTAATGGCGAACCTAGCCTTCACCCTAAATTTGGCGAACTTGTAAGCGAGATTAAGGCTTTAAAATTGCCCCAAAAACTGCTAGTTTTATCAAATTCGAGCAGAATTTCGCAAAATTATGAAGCATTTTTGAAATGCGATATTTGCAAATTTTCCCTTGATAGTGTGGTTAGTGAAACTTTTAAAAAAATTGATAATCCGCATAGTAGTGTGAATTTGGACGAAATTATCTCAAATTTGATTAAATTTAGCTCTGAATTTAGGGGCGAATTAGTTATTGAAATTTTGGTTGTTGCAGGTCTTAACGATACTGCGCGCGAATTTGAAGCGCTAAATTCGGTGCTTGAAAAAATAAATCCCGCTCGCATTGATTTAGGCACGATTGATCGTCCGCCTGCGTTTAAAAACGCTAAGCCAGTAAGCTTTGAGAGGCTAGAATTTTTAAGCAAATTTTTGAAAAATCAAAGCGTAAATATAGTCGCAAAACCAAAATACGATAGCGAAAAGCTCGATTTTAGCGAAGATGAAATCCTATCAATGCTAATTCGCCGTCCTCAAAGCCTAAGCGATGTAGAGGCTAAATTTAGCGAACTCTCAAAGGCAAATTTAGCAAATTTGCTAAATTTAGGAAAAATCACCCTAAAAGACGGATTTTATAAAATTTCATAA
- the hemE gene encoding uroporphyrinogen decarboxylase: protein MIFIDACLKKPTHYTPVWMMRQAGRYLPEYMAVRKSVGGFLELCKDFRKASEVTIQPVEILGVDAAILFSDILVVPLEMGLDLEFVAGEGPKFKNPLKSVEDLKALSSEKAVKNLQYVYDTVALTRQNLSDDKALIGFCGSPWTVATYMIEGGTTKTYAICKKMAYSNPELLHEILRAVTETTKLYLENQIKNGVNAVQIFDSWASALEESAFFEFSWKYILEICDYLKAKFPQIPIIVFPKGISGYLDKISGNFDVFGVDWSTPIDLAAKKLGQKYTLQGNMEPTRLYDKNAIKQGVSQILEVMKNRPHIFNLGHGILPDIPVENAKYFINLVHEMSVGK, encoded by the coding sequence ATGATTTTTATCGACGCATGTTTGAAAAAGCCGACACATTATACGCCTGTGTGGATGATGAGACAAGCTGGGCGTTATTTGCCAGAATACATGGCAGTGCGAAAAAGCGTGGGCGGGTTTTTGGAACTTTGCAAGGACTTTCGCAAAGCAAGCGAGGTTACAATCCAGCCTGTGGAGATTTTAGGCGTCGATGCGGCGATTTTATTTAGCGATATTTTGGTTGTTCCGCTTGAAATGGGGCTTGATTTGGAATTTGTCGCAGGCGAGGGTCCAAAATTTAAAAATCCTTTGAAGAGCGTGGAAGATTTAAAGGCTTTAAGCTCCGAAAAAGCCGTGAAAAATCTGCAATATGTCTATGATACGGTCGCGCTAACAAGGCAAAATTTAAGCGATGATAAGGCGCTAATTGGCTTTTGCGGTTCGCCTTGGACGGTGGCGACATATATGATCGAAGGTGGCACGACAAAAACTTATGCGATTTGCAAAAAAATGGCGTATTCTAACCCTGAGCTTTTGCACGAAATTTTACGCGCCGTTACGGAGACGACTAAACTTTACCTTGAAAACCAAATCAAAAACGGCGTAAATGCCGTGCAAATTTTTGATAGCTGGGCGAGTGCATTAGAAGAAAGCGCGTTTTTTGAGTTTAGCTGGAAGTATATTTTAGAAATTTGCGACTATTTAAAGGCGAAATTTCCGCAAATTCCGATTATTGTCTTTCCAAAGGGCATTAGCGGATATTTGGATAAGATTAGCGGTAATTTCGATGTTTTTGGCGTGGATTGGAGCACTCCGATTGATTTGGCTGCGAAAAAACTCGGACAAAAATACACGCTTCAAGGAAATATGGAGCCGACCCGCCTTTATGACAAAAATGCCATAAAACAGGGTGTTTCGCAGATTTTGGAAGTTATGAAAAATCGCCCGCACATTTTTAATTTGGGGCATGGAATTTTGCCTGATATTCCTGTGGAAAATGCGAAATATTTCATAAATTTAGTGCATGAAATGAGCGTGGGAAAATGA